TGGAGGCTTAAGCAGGAAGCTCACAAAGGTAATGAGTGGCAGGATCTGAATTCAATTTCCCTCTGATGCCACAGACCACACTTTCAACAATTATTATGCTATACTTCCTATCAACTTTAGCGTTTTGGGCACAGTGTCTCAAGCTCAGAACCACTGACTTTTTGGGGCCAATCACTCTTTGTTATGGAGGACCCTCCTCTGTGTCTTGGGATGTGGAgcggcatccctggcctctaccaacATGATACCATTAGCCACCTCCACCTCAAGTTGtatctccagacactgccaaatgtctTTGGGGGGAAATAGCTCCCCAAGGGAAATCACTGGCTTAGATTCACAAGTGTCCCACTGCCCAGGAGTGATTGGGGGAATTTCTAATAGGCAGCAAATATGATAGGCTAAGGGAAATGCAAGAGGCCTGGCTACCCTGCATCTGGATAATCAGTTGCTAAATAACTGGCAATTGACAGCACAAGTGGATTGGACATTAGTTTAGAAGGAATACGCTGAAtttctgaaatgaaaagaaagccaaTTTTGTGAGCCGTTTAAGCTACAGGTTTGCATCAGTCCTGCCTGCTGTATTGTAAGCATAGCAGCTTCCGTTGATGGTAAAATAGGCTTTTGTCAGAGTCCAGATGAGGGCTCAGCTTGAGGCTGTCACTGTTTTGAGTGGAACGCCTGTGGTTTTGAATTTTTGCAGGGCTCCCCTGCTGCTGAGTGCCATCCTGCTTTAGGTATTTATAGAGCACTGCTTTGTTTCAAGTAATGCCATATTGCAAAGGTACTTTAAGTCAAACTGGACTTTATGACCATCAACTATGTGATAGAGGGAAGAAGTGTTTAGGAAGTATTTAGacaaatttttatatgtaattcaATGAGTCTCAGTAGGTCTGAGAGGTAACCTATTGCTCCCACCATTTAAAAAGATACTCTAACCAGGACTGCCTTACTAAGGGATAAACCAAgcatttgtttttagaaaaagcaAAGAGGGACAacacaaataagagaaaatattttttgaaaacactTAGTATTGATAGTTTGCACAAGTCATCATATTAATCATTATGGGGAAAATTAGAACTCTGTTGGGTTTTCCTGTGTTTGTGTTCAGCTGGTAGAGTTGAAAACAGACACGACTCCAGAATTTCTACAGACACGCAGCTTATTGGCAGCAATATATTGAATAGTTGATTCATGGTACTAGGAAACATGTCTAGAAAACATATCAGAATGTTTGGAGGATTCATAATGAAGTATTGGGTGGGGATTTGATAGAAGGTATGGGGAAGGGACTAACCACTTACAACCCTCATCTAATCCATCCTGCCTGCCCCATAAATCATACAATGGCACAACCAAGAAGGGCACTGTGATCTTTCTGGTACATAGAGTCTTTAATAGTCTTAATTCAGTCCTTAATTGTAGGGAGTAATGACAGTactcaaaaaaaaatctgctccagcctgggcgacagagcgagactccgtttatTTGTGCAATATTTGGAGTAGAAAAGGTAAACCTTTCAGTATTCTATTCTTCACATCTCTCTACACAGATAAAAGCAGCATGGTAATGGCCCAGTGCACCCTACTACCTTAAAAAGGAGCACAGGAAGAGGATATACCTTATTGTCCTCTCTATGCCCAAGTTTGTAGCAACTGGCTTAGAGCTTCCAGCACAGAGCCAGGCTAATTTCTTCTCTGTTCTTAGCTTAGACATCACTCTGCTAAAAACGAAAACCCCTCCAGACTGAGTAAGACACTTTTGCATGGCTCTTCTGTAGCTCACTATACATCTCTAACGACAGGCTTTATTCCAAGGTATTATTAAGGCTCATTGCTCTCTCTCACTTCCTGCTGTACAAGAAACTCCATGAGGGAAGAGGCCCTCCAATATCACTCACTAATGTATCCTCAACACTCTACAAAAGGCCTGGCACATAAAGGCACTTATCAAATATATATGGTATGAATAATTCAATGAATGCCTAAGTAGTCAATAAATAGGTgccagatgaaaagaaaaaaaaaagaaataaataaataatgcaatcAACATAAATAGAGTAATTGTCCTGACTAATGAAATTTTGGTCAATTTTGtattatataatttacaaaaGGCATCACACCCATGTAAAGAAGAGAAGCTACATTGAGAGTAATGACACTGCTCAAAGGATTGCAGAGGGGATGGGTGAGTGATTGACTGTCAGGAACGTAGTGATGAGGGCATAGACCTTTAAAATAACAAGGAAACTAGCAAACTATGCCAAAAGAAATCAAGGACCAAAGTTGATCTTACACACAATATAGGTACAGGTATATTCCAGACATGTCAATAGGCTCTGAAACTCATGAAGATATAAATAACTCTCTAATGTTAAGGTAGCATACCAgataaaaacattaagaaaataatcaccTATAAGTGGGAAAAACACTGTTAAcaatttcttttccaaaaatagttaataaaaaataaaatatccaattCCATAtgtcttaaaaacagaaagatagtCTACGGAGCATTTCTGAAGATTTAGCTTTAAGGTGTCTTTTTGGGTTTGAGATCTAGATTTCAAATGCTTGAGTTTCTctgttattattatgttttaaggTCAGAATCAAAGtgataaaatgaataaacttttaCCTACATTCACTGTAAGTAGTTTCCTGTGAAAAGCAATGAACATACTAAAATATACAACATAGAATCACATGAAATATCCAAGCACTTAATTTCACTTCAACTTTACCATATTAGTGTGCTATTTCAATGTCAAACTTACTCGAATAATGTTGTTTTGATTACAACTGaataggtatttttaaatgtcatggtATTTGGAAGAAAATGTCTTGCAATCAAAATATACCATTGTGTAGTATAAATTGTAAATGTGTAATTTATGTTTGTTCCTCTACATCATATAAGACAACTTGCCAAAGTTTGACATGAACAAATGTAATGCAAATGTCCTATGTAATCACCTATATTTAGTTTTGATACCTTCAAGGTTTACATTGTTTGATTTggtcattttgtttttatgtttatttttatacttcagccttttagaattaaaattttcctatgtattgctttaaaatattttaagtgaaaccAGGTTCAGAAATATAACTtctcataagaaaaaataaatgttacctgCAGGAAAAAAGTACTTGGAGATTATTtatatgccatttaaaaaaatctagcttCCCAGAGGACCTACTCATTATATGTTACTATTTTAGGTTTACGGGAGGCAGTTTATATCAAAACCTGAGATCTTAAATTCCATCTTAAATTAATAACTTACACCTTTAAAATAATAGCCTGAGAGGGTGATTATGTTTTCTCCAAGGATTTGAAATCATCCTCTTCTCAGTACTGCATGTTTCAAAAAAGGTAAAGTAAAAATATtggtctttctttttatttcaatatctgGCCTATGAGCATATTCAAAATCAatccattttttttcagtttctgaccatcttttttttttttttttacttttactacATTACACAAATAAGAAACTGGTAAGCTGAATTCTGATAAGCACTTTTTTCATTTATAGATATGTATTAATATGTATATGACCTATGGACAATATATAGATTACATACTTATATGCATACAGATATCTTGTAACAGAATCACTTATTtctacaaacatgaaaaaattctcagaaacatttggaatttatcatgaCAAAAAATGGTTTTAACATTGTGAAGCAAGTCTGCAGACTAGgatattttgtaaaaaaatatatatttggtgacCTTTCAAACTACATATACATAAAGAATATATTATTAAGTCAAAGGAAGAATTTTGGGACTCAACtacattcttaaaatattttatcctgtGGTATGCACCctcatatatttcaatttttaaggaATTATTGGGGAGGGTGGCCTCAGCCTCTGTAATGTTCTGGATTTCAGAGGTTCTTCTTCTtcggattattattattattattattgcagagacaggatctaaatgtgtcgcccaggatggagtttagtggtgtgatcatggctcactgtaacttcaaaatCCTGAATTCTAGCCatcttcttgcctcagtttcctggttGCTAGAactgcaggcatatgccaccaccaccgagtaattttttaaaaattttttacagaTATGGGGGTCAGCCTGCTATGTTGTCCATTCTGATTTttaacttctgacttcaagtgatcctcccccgtcagcttcccaaaatgctgggatgacaggtgtgagccactgcactcggcttaTACAAAGTTTTTAAATCAATTCCTAGATTTTCTACCAACTAGAAACTTGTATTTTCCCTCTTCTAGACTGTGTTTTCCACTTATGAAACAAGGTAATTAAACTGGATCActgaatggaattttttttcttttatctttattttttaaatgggggctaataaaaacaaatccttaaattatatatttctacATATTATGGGGATGGCCTCTCATTTCttggagaaaatataaattctCAAACAAGTTTCTTAGTTTATCAAAGACAAAAATTTCAGTAAGAAAATGATCACCTTTTTAGTCAACAAGTGCCTCAGATtctgaaaagtaaaaaacaaatagctTTAAAACTTTCAGCATAAAGTTAAACTGAGGATTACTGGGCTGCATGTAGTTTTCAGATATGAAAGTGCTTACTAGAATTGATTAGTTGTAAAAAAACTTCAGTTCAAAGTGTCTGCCTTACTTGAATTCACAGAGCAAAATATTCCTGTTCTTAGAGCTACTCTTTAAgatttgtattaaaataaaaatttatgcgTGTCAATCAGTTTTATTATCCACTAAAATAAGAATGTGCAGCTTAATTGTTGTTATAATTTACTTTTATGCAAAATTGAAATCTGGGGGCATATTAATGGtccttaaaatattaatgttaccATTTGTTTCTTATTCAAAAACCTCTGGGTACCAGAGCTTAGCCACAGCAAATTTAACATAAATTTATCACTATTTCTCACTGAATATAAGCCATTGAATATAAGCTCattgatatacatatatttaacatacaaatgtgaatatgaaaatgttttaatatgaaTCAAATTCTTGGGTTATGATTCAACATTCAGAGAATCTATTATTCATTATTCACAGATGCCTTGCCCTCTTGAAATAAAGCAGCAAGCAGATTTATAACAAAAATTGTCCATTCCATAGAAGTCCCTGTTTCTTTCCTGCAGACTCTGAAACCTcattagaaaaaacatttttttttctttttacttttttccccctaGTTGGTATAAGTGATTCTGTTCAACAGAAACATCTAAAGGCTTAGAATTTTCTAGTCTCCTCTGAGAGCCTGGAATCTGCCGGTATAAGTGAGCATGATGAAAGAAGAATGCCCAAAGTTTAGAGCAAAGATAAATGAAGGATTGTTCCTTAGCTTTTCTCTGTGAAGTTGGAACAGAAACTGGCCTTGCTCTTGAAACTACAGTTATATAAACTGTGCTCAACTCACATTACTTTTGGACACTTAGTTGTCTCTCAACACTATTTAGGCTGCTTTTTCCTACAGTAGGTAACggtagaaaagataaacaattaCCAAAACAATCTCAGCTTCCAAAGGTTCAGTAGCTTTTGATATTGTCACTGTGGGTGGGGCTGCAATCTGTGTCTTCCTTTTGGCCTTCTGTGTCTGAAGATTGGTAAAGTAGTTGACCGCTGCAAACTCGATAAGAGCAGAGAAGACGAAAGCAAAGCAAACAGCTATAAACCAATCCATGGCAGTGGCATATGACACTTTTGGCAAAGAGTGCCGGGCACTAATGCTCAAAGTGGTCATAGTTAAAACAGTGGTGatccctaaaataaaaaagaaaaggaaatgtaatatTAGTACTGGGAATTCTATGGCAAAATCAAGTGAGAATGTGTCAGTAGAGAAGATAAAACACTCTAGCAAGGCAAAGTAAGTTTTTAATATTTCGAATATCTTTTGTattataattgttcataattatTATCATAAGTATTATCATTTCTGTATCTTTCAATATTTAGTGAAGTGACTTATACAttataattgctttaaaaattttgagtGTGCTGAATTGAACTAGTTTATTGTAAAATTTAAGTCGTAAATACTTCTAGTTGTTTAGGGCTTGAGAGAACTTGTAACAAATTATTaccacttaagaaaaaaaaacttgaggccgggcgcggtggctcacgcctgtaatcccagcactttgggaggccgaggcgggcggatcacaaggtcaggagattgagaccatcctggctaatacggtgaaaccctgtctctactaaaaatacaaaaaataaaccaggcgtgctggcgggtgcctgtagtcccagctactccggagactgaggcaggagaatggcgtgaacccgggaggcggagcttgcagtgagcgagatccgaccactgcactccagcctgggtgacagagcgagactccgtctcaaaaaaaataaaaagaaaaaagaaaaaaaaacttgaatttcAGATCAGTTTTACCAGCTAACATATTAAATaatagttaataaataaatatggtataAATATTAGCATAAAATTAGGTTACCTAATTTGATTCTATTTCTAGCTAGATTTTAAGGTATAATATTTACTCATTAGAAGATAAAATGTATCACTCACTTGCTGGCAGTTTTCCTTCTTGAACTATGACCTGGGGAATTTATACAATTAGGAGATGTATAATATTGATGGTCGACATCATTATGTTGGTATTCTTTAGTAATTTTCAAAAAGATCTATTTTaacagtacatttaaaaaatcaagatttaTGATTTCTATTTAATTCAAGTCTATCTTCAGACTACTAAATTTATAATCATTAAACCCAGGAAAAACACTGGAGTTTGTCACTGATGTTTCCAGTTAAAgctctttttcttattatttaattttgttttatcacAATTAGTAGTGATTCTATATATAAGTGGAACTAAATATGTAGGTTGAATCATAAAAAATTGATGAGATGACAATTGtatatggttcaacctaataAAAGGGGTATACACCTTATGTATTCCTGTGTTCAATATCTTAATCTTTTGCTTTCACGGATTTACATGCAGCTTTTacctttctgcttttcttcagTTATGACAAAGAAAATCAAGATAAAGCACTGCAAATAGGACACATGAAAGTCATAGGAAACCAGTCACAATTCTCGCTGAGACAAATGTTTTATTGATTCACCACACAACTTGTGATATAATGACAGTGATTTTGCATGTTACATATGTCTGGATGAAACAGGAACCTACTTTATGGATTGAAAAAGTGCACCGGTGTGAATATTTACTCAAAATACACAAGCAATGAAAAGTGGAAGATGAACGTACGTGAAGTACAAAATGTGAGACATACCAAAAACAGTTCTTGCTGGGACGGACTCCTTATTAATCCAGAAAGACACCTGGGAAAGAATGACTGTCATAATGCAAGGAGTGTATATCTGTATCATGAAGTAGCCCATCTTCCTTCGCAAGTGGAAGTAAACTGTCATTATAACGTATTCACCTGGTGGAAGACACATACATCAGTATTATTACTGCTGACAGTCTGCAAAAAGCATGCAGTTGAATATAAATCttgacagtttttaaattaacattgcCTGGAAGAAAACAAGCAAAGGTACGTTTCAGTATATAAGAAAGCTACTTGATCAGCAGATGACAGAGCAAAAAGACACATCAGCTCATTGTTTTCAGTAGGGTTCCTTATATCATATACATAAAAAACTACTTATTCCAAGATCACACAAATCTTTACATGCACCTGGTTGCAAAATCAACTTTAAGGAAAGCTACTCATCACTTCAAAACAGCATGCTTAGCTGAGAATGGCtaaggcaaaggaaaaagaagatgtTTTGAAAATGTGCACTGGAGTCATCTTGCAGAATTATTTCCATCCTTTGGTCAAATTCTTACCTGTGTTAGATTTAATTGTCTCACTAGATACTGTTTGTCCAATCAGATCATACTGGAGAAGGCTTGAAGATTCTTCTGGGACTTCAACTGAGTAAAGTGGTCCTTTTTTCCATGTATATATGATTTCACTTTTGGGATAAGCATCTACatatttgaaacaaattaaatatagCAGTGAATTTGAtgagttgtctttttttccttcaaagtgCACATTgtctataaaaaaggaaatacaaacataaattgtattaaatgttttctttaatcttCATGACTAAACCCTCGATTCATGAGATTGACAGAATGATTAAGTATATTCCTAGAACCACACTGATAGTGTCATGATTATATTTCTTCCTTGATTTCCAGTATCAGCTAAAACCAAGTAATTACATATTTTGGATGTATTATTTGACTCTCAGAAGCCTGTTATAACTTACAGCTCCCAAACTTGAGTGGACAAGCGTGCCCATCCATAGGAAAGTTAACCAGCCTCATGGGACAATCAGCATTGATGGTAAGCCTAGGAACATTGAAATCAGTGTTTCTGAGTTAGTATTATGGACATATCATTTAGGCGGGGGAAATAGAATTGGAGAAACCTCACCTCATGGTGTATAAAATGGTTCCATTCTGCATTATTCTGAAGAGTTTATTGGGAGTTGTCATGTTGTGTGCAATTGACTTTTTACCATTTCTGAAAAAAGTGTCAGGTGTCCAGATTTTACTGACCATCAAGTTATTCAAACTCAGAATCTCAGTTGGCCCCCCAAACTTCAACCTCTCATCTGTCCAAGTCTGGCGGAAAAAAACATCCATTGTATACtcctaagagaaaataaaatattcacgCAAGCTGGAAAGACAGTTCGCTAAGAATAGTTTATTCACTAGCCTATACACCCAATCTCTAAACTTAAGCAATAAAGCAAATTTTTATGGCAATAATTCtcacaaaaattataattttagcgAGTAATTATTATTGTTCTCAAACTTAAAGTTTGTATTGTTATAAAAGATAGTGCTGTGATGTTTAcacctccctcctccaccttGACTTTCCTTAATATTCTTCCTCTTTATCTATCCAGTCATCCATATTTCCATCTATCAATATGTCCTCCTTAATCTAGAAAATAGATTATGGAAATATTTAGGTTAGCCTTTGTGCTGGCTGGCCTTTATACCGTTAGTTAGTCTAACTATTCCCCTTTGTACCTCGTTCACCCTCAAACGGATCTCAGAGCATCAGAGTAACATTCAGTAAAATTCCACACATAGATCAACCTTAGTTGATAAACACACTATAGCT
The Chlorocebus sabaeus isolate Y175 chromosome 23, mChlSab1.0.hap1, whole genome shotgun sequence DNA segment above includes these coding regions:
- the GABRA6 gene encoding gamma-aminobutyric acid receptor subunit alpha-6, with amino-acid sequence MAFVEFGFQRLESALGKLEDEGNFYSENVSRILDNLLEGYDNRLRPGFGGAVTEVKTDIYVTSFGPVSDVEMEYTMDVFFRQTWTDERLKFGGPTEILSLNNLMVSKIWTPDTFFRNGKKSIAHNMTTPNKLFRIMQNGTILYTMRLTINADCPMRLVNFPMDGHACPLKFGSYAYPKSEIIYTWKKGPLYSVEVPEESSSLLQYDLIGQTVSSETIKSNTGEYVIMTVYFHLRRKMGYFMIQIYTPCIMTVILSQVSFWINKESVPARTVFGITTVLTMTTLSISARHSLPKVSYATAMDWFIAVCFAFVFSALIEFAAVNYFTNLQTQKAKRKTQIAAPPTVTISKATEPLEAEIVLHPDSKYHLKKRITSLSLPIVSSSEANKVLTRAPILQSTPVTPPPLSPAFGGTSKIDQYSRILFPVAFAGFNLVYWIVYLSKDTMEMSSSAE